One window of the Trifolium pratense cultivar HEN17-A07 linkage group LG2, ARS_RC_1.1, whole genome shotgun sequence genome contains the following:
- the LOC123911185 gene encoding probable glycosyltransferase At3g07620 produces MWHFNKIHLNLVAFSITTFVVFFGINSLDGLKLVSRLNYQRVQKGDLGFTLSSYKDEGRYEPMVYNGFVNKLPIRRSMQQGDGNLEKVEASLAKARTLIKQALLRTNDIVPLEDSHDYIPQGDIYRNAFAFHRSYILMEKLFKIFVYEEGEPPLFHYGPCKNIYSMEGIFINLLESNTLFRTQNPNEAHVYFLPFSVVMILEHLFHPVIRDKAVLGRTIGDYVHIISHKYAYWNRSYGADHFMLSCHDWGPRATWYVKELYFIAIRVLCNANISEHFNPKKDASFPEINLVTGETKNLLGGYQSWNRTILAFFAGHMHGKIRPILFQHWKNKDKDVLVYEKLPENVSYHETMKMSKYCICPSGWEVASPRIVEAIYAECVPIIISQQYVLPFNDVLNWDSFSVQIEVSEIPKLKEILLGISEEKYKRLHEGVKQVQRHFVVNNPPKRYDVFHMIIHSIWLRRLNVIVK; encoded by the exons ATGTGGCACTTCAACAAAATACACTTAAATCTAGTTGCATTTTCTATCACTACCTTTGTGGTGTTTTTTGGTATTAATTCATTAGATGGTTTAAAATTAGTGTCTAGATTGAATTATCAAAGGGTTCAAAAGGGAGATTTAGGATTCACCCTTTCATCTTACaag GATGAGGGAAGATATGAGCCAATGGTTTATAATGGATTCGTTAACAAATTGCCTATAAGAAGATCAATGCAACAAGGAGATGGAAATTTGGAGAAAGTTGAAGCAAGTCTTGCAAAAGCAAGAACATTGATAAAACAAGCTTTGTTGAGAACCAATGACATTGTGCCTCTTGAGGATTCTCATGATTATATTCCACAAGGAGACATCTACAGAAATGCTTTTGCTTTTCATAG AAGTTACATCTTAATGGAGAAACTCTTTAAAATCTTTGTGTATGAAGAGGGAGAACCTCCTCTTTTTCATTATGGTCCTTGCAAGAATATATATTCAATGGAAGGAATATTTATCAATTTATTGGAAAGCAATACTCTATTTCGAACTCAAAATCCAAATGAAGCTCATGTCTACTTTCTTCCATTTAGTGTTGTTATGATCCTTGAACATCTATTTCATCCAGTTATTCGTGACAAAGCTGTTTTGGGAAGAACTATTGGTGATTATGTTCATATCATATCACACAAATATGCATATTGGAATAGAAGTTATGGAGCTGACCATTTCATGCTTTCTTGTCATGATTGG GGACCAAGGGCAACATGGTATGTTAAGGAATTATATTTCATTGCAATCCGAGTACTTTGTAATGCAAACATCTCAGAACATTTCAATCCAAAGAAAGATGCATCATTTCCTGAAATCAACTTAGTAACAGGAGAAACAAAAAATCTACTTGGTGGCTATCAATCATGGAACAGAACAATTTTGGCTTTCTTTGCAGGACACATGCATGGTAAAATTAGACCAATACTTTTTCAACATTGGAAGAACAAAGACAAAGATGTGTTAGTTTATGAAAAGCTTCCAGAAAATGTTTCATACCATGAAACAATGAAGATGAGTAAATATTGTATTTGTCCAAGTGGATGGGAAGTGGCAAGTCCAAGAATTGTTGAGGCAATTTATGCCGAATGTGTACCTATTATAATATCACAGCAATATGTGCTTCCTTTTAATGATGTTCTTAATTGGGATTCTTTCTCTGTTCAGATTGAAGTGAGTGAAATTCCTAAGCTTAAGGAAATTTTGTTGGGTATATCTGAGGAGAAATATAAGAGATTGCATGAGGGGGTTAAGCAAGTGCAAAGACATTTTGTTGTGAATAATCCCCCTAAGAGATATGATGTATTTCATATGATTATTCATTCCATATGGCTTAGGAGATTGAATGTAATTGTGAAATGA